The Halorientalis sp. IM1011 genome window below encodes:
- a CDS encoding PQQ-binding-like beta-propeller repeat protein — MSSFGRRTAPLGEVDPAGSRHLGRRSAVALTDDAVLVGTADGDLRAFDRDLTPRWTAAGDGPGETSDGSVVAIDTLEGTAVVGERGAAGAVRCHDPKSGDLRWRYETAADVGEPQDETRFLLPFVADVVAGESRFYVAARRYERGDEGREFRSVVYAFDPGGAVDWRYRTDASPISLAVRDDRVAVAYNRCPGDHQCGLVVLDRADGTERMTWDPGTDGGRRVGDVSLLADGIAVASHGDYCGYLLEEDGSHRWCVPLATPDTVDGERVYAYPNHVHATDSGAVFVTGNTYPEEGRETDARHPNEHTAIGVGPDGERTWRAEVGGFASGIGTSGDRIAVPSAQHFRDREADGHGLRVFDVADGAVSTKAADGVVTAAALDEESVVAVEEPVAYHDESEERGAYRVLRVERE; from the coding sequence ATGAGTAGTTTCGGCCGCCGAACCGCGCCGCTGGGCGAGGTCGACCCGGCCGGCTCCCGCCACCTCGGTCGACGGTCGGCCGTCGCGCTCACCGACGACGCAGTGCTGGTCGGGACGGCCGACGGCGACCTCCGGGCGTTCGACCGCGACCTGACGCCGCGGTGGACCGCGGCCGGGGACGGACCCGGCGAGACCAGCGACGGGAGCGTCGTGGCCATCGATACCCTCGAAGGCACAGCCGTCGTCGGCGAGCGCGGTGCTGCTGGCGCGGTGCGGTGTCACGACCCGAAAAGCGGCGATCTTCGGTGGCGCTACGAGACCGCCGCCGACGTGGGTGAACCGCAGGACGAGACCCGGTTCCTGTTACCGTTCGTCGCGGACGTGGTTGCGGGCGAGAGCCGGTTCTACGTCGCGGCGCGCCGATACGAACGCGGCGACGAGGGCCGAGAGTTCCGCAGCGTCGTCTACGCCTTCGATCCCGGCGGAGCCGTCGACTGGCGCTACCGGACGGACGCCTCGCCGATCAGCCTCGCAGTCCGGGACGACCGCGTGGCGGTGGCGTACAACCGCTGTCCCGGCGACCACCAGTGCGGGCTGGTCGTGCTGGACCGAGCGGACGGGACCGAACGGATGACCTGGGATCCCGGAACCGACGGCGGGCGGCGCGTGGGGGACGTGTCCCTCCTCGCCGACGGGATCGCCGTCGCGAGCCACGGGGACTACTGCGGCTATCTGCTGGAGGAGGACGGGAGCCACCGCTGGTGCGTTCCGCTGGCGACGCCCGATACGGTCGACGGCGAACGCGTCTACGCCTACCCGAACCACGTCCACGCCACCGACTCCGGGGCCGTCTTCGTGACCGGCAACACCTACCCCGAGGAAGGCCGCGAGACCGACGCACGCCACCCGAACGAACACACCGCGATCGGCGTCGGCCCCGATGGGGAACGTACGTGGCGCGCCGAGGTCGGCGGGTTCGCGTCCGGGATCGGAACCTCCGGCGACCGTATCGCCGTACCGAGCGCACAGCACTTCCGGGACCGTGAGGCCGACGGCCACGGGCTTCGGGTGTTCGACGTGGCCGACGGAGCGGTGTCCACGAAGGCCGCAGACGGCGTGGTGACGGCTGCGGCGCTGGACGAGGAATCGGTCGTCGCCGTCGAGGAACCGGTCGCGTACCACGACGAAAGCGAGGAGCGTGGGGCCTATCGCGTGCTGCGAGTCGAACGAGAGTGA
- a CDS encoding DUF3209 family protein — protein MSCDELEALRLGVMTALGIGDESTREHARTELEGSLDGPIEALANAETLPEIERHLDAALVDLEEEVAQMDSDDPEYDYTRGRLVAVRDAERAIHRLTEQAESVLDGFGEAHHHLHEAFPVDE, from the coding sequence ATGAGCTGTGACGAACTCGAAGCCCTCAGATTGGGCGTCATGACGGCACTCGGCATCGGCGACGAAAGTACGCGCGAACACGCACGGACAGAACTCGAAGGGAGTCTTGACGGCCCCATCGAGGCCCTGGCGAACGCCGAAACCTTACCGGAGATCGAACGTCACCTCGACGCCGCCCTCGTGGACCTCGAAGAGGAGGTCGCGCAGATGGACTCCGACGATCCGGAATACGATTACACACGCGGACGGCTGGTTGCCGTCCGGGACGCCGAGCGGGCGATCCACCGGCTGACCGAACAGGCCGAGAGCGTCCTCGACGGGTTCGGGGAGGCTCACCACCATCTCCACGAGGCGTTCCCCGTCGATGAGTAG
- a CDS encoding CbiX/SirB N-terminal domain-containing protein, with the protein MSRSTAGGDAAGAFDDEAVLLVGHGSRREKSNEQVRELAAALEDRLGVPVDAGFLELAEPAIPEAIAGLAATVSEVTVVPLSLFAASHVKNDVPLAVQQARAAHDGLTVNNGAHLGIHPAIVDLLDDRAAAIETDLGVDRTEDDVVAVVCARGSSDPDANGDVHKLARLLDEGRAFSRVEASFIGVTEPLLSESLHGIAKRRPDAVVVIPYMLGDGVLTQRIRDHTDEFDEEYPYVDAAAGDPLGTDSRLLDVLGDRWQEARSGSVEMSCDTCKYKVELDGYEEDVGGARAMLRALTHQETHADREDVADDPHVHDAPEKHVAVCTNQTCAADGAPAVLETLRQTVRDSEECDARVTRSSCLGRCGEGPMVAVYPDGVWYGGVADEDADRIVSSHLDRDRIVSDLVDQTL; encoded by the coding sequence GTGAGTCGGAGCACCGCAGGCGGCGACGCCGCGGGCGCGTTCGACGACGAGGCGGTCCTGCTCGTCGGCCACGGCTCCCGGCGCGAGAAGTCCAACGAGCAGGTCCGGGAGCTGGCGGCCGCCCTCGAAGACCGGCTGGGCGTGCCCGTCGACGCGGGCTTTCTCGAACTCGCGGAGCCGGCGATCCCGGAGGCCATCGCCGGCCTCGCGGCGACGGTCTCTGAGGTGACCGTGGTCCCGCTCTCGCTGTTCGCCGCGAGTCACGTCAAAAACGACGTGCCGCTGGCCGTCCAGCAGGCCCGGGCGGCACACGACGGGCTGACCGTGAACAACGGCGCGCACCTCGGAATTCACCCCGCAATCGTCGACCTGCTGGACGACCGGGCGGCCGCGATCGAGACCGACCTCGGGGTGGACCGGACCGAGGACGACGTGGTCGCCGTGGTCTGTGCGCGGGGGTCGAGCGATCCCGATGCCAACGGCGACGTGCACAAGCTCGCCCGCCTCCTCGACGAGGGGCGGGCGTTCTCGCGCGTCGAGGCCTCGTTCATCGGCGTGACCGAACCCCTCCTCTCGGAGAGCCTGCACGGAATCGCCAAGCGCCGCCCCGACGCCGTGGTCGTGATCCCGTACATGCTGGGCGACGGCGTCCTGACCCAGCGGATCCGCGATCACACCGACGAGTTCGACGAGGAGTACCCCTACGTCGACGCGGCGGCGGGCGACCCGCTGGGCACGGACTCGCGGTTGCTCGACGTGCTGGGCGACCGCTGGCAGGAGGCCCGTAGCGGGAGCGTCGAGATGTCCTGTGACACCTGCAAGTACAAGGTCGAACTCGACGGGTACGAGGAAGACGTGGGCGGCGCGCGGGCCATGTTGCGAGCCCTGACCCACCAGGAGACCCACGCCGACCGCGAGGACGTGGCCGACGACCCGCACGTCCACGACGCCCCCGAGAAGCACGTCGCGGTCTGTACGAACCAGACCTGCGCCGCCGACGGCGCGCCCGCCGTGCTGGAGACTCTCCGGCAGACCGTCCGGGACTCCGAGGAGTGTGACGCCCGCGTCACCCGCTCGTCCTGCCTCGGCCGCTGTGGCGAGGGGCCGATGGTCGCCGTCTACCCCGACGGCGTCTGGTACGGCGGCGTGGCCGACGAGGACGCCGACCGCATCGTCTCGTCCCACCTCGACCGGGACCGCATCGTCTCCGACCTCGTCGATCAGACGCTGTGA
- a CDS encoding cobalamin biosynthesis protein codes for MSVETGVPSDLLASHPETAYFWGRVVGDGDLGEDCVTVRTNDETAARRLASIAGAEQVDRRIREREYAHDTSITRAEEEFTVQVFGDLPSRAAAAFGLPRDGQPGGYRFDTFGDHDRQLLRGLLEGCGTICFKSSAETVGLSFVADDRRLLETIRGLLDGLPVDAPSDEIAETSSGGYWFGIEDESVPTVGPWLYEGSEETGLFAPSRRRKLQRSLDQAEGVDP; via the coding sequence ATGAGCGTCGAGACCGGTGTGCCGTCGGACCTGCTGGCGAGTCACCCGGAGACGGCGTACTTCTGGGGCCGCGTCGTCGGCGACGGCGACCTCGGCGAGGACTGCGTGACGGTCAGGACCAACGACGAGACGGCGGCCCGGCGGCTCGCGTCCATCGCGGGAGCCGAGCAGGTCGACCGGCGCATCCGCGAACGCGAGTACGCCCACGACACGTCGATCACCCGCGCCGAGGAGGAGTTCACGGTGCAGGTGTTCGGCGATCTCCCGTCTCGCGCCGCTGCGGCCTTCGGCCTCCCGCGGGACGGCCAGCCGGGCGGCTACCGGTTCGACACCTTCGGCGACCACGACCGACAGCTCCTCCGGGGGCTGCTCGAAGGCTGTGGCACGATCTGTTTCAAGAGTTCGGCGGAGACGGTCGGTCTCTCGTTCGTCGCCGACGACCGGCGACTGCTGGAGACGATTCGGGGACTCCTCGACGGTCTGCCTGTCGACGCCCCCAGTGACGAGATCGCCGAGACCTCCTCGGGCGGCTACTGGTTCGGGATCGAGGACGAGAGTGTCCCGACTGTCGGCCCGTGGCTCTACGAAGGCAGCGAGGAGACGGGTCTGTTCGCGCCGTCGCGGCGGCGGAAGCTCCAGCGGAGCCTCGATCAGGCGGAGGGCGTCGACCCGTGA
- a CDS encoding ferredoxin: MSYTITLDRAACDGIFACLVRDDRFTEREDGLAGIEETADSAERDRRTQGDTVTVTFDDDRRENAEQAAAACPVDAIQVAATDGGDP; the protein is encoded by the coding sequence ATGAGCTACACCATCACGCTCGATCGGGCGGCCTGCGACGGGATCTTCGCCTGTCTCGTCAGGGACGACCGATTTACCGAGCGGGAGGACGGACTGGCCGGCATCGAGGAGACGGCCGACAGTGCCGAGCGCGACCGGAGAACCCAGGGCGACACGGTGACCGTCACCTTCGACGACGATCGCCGGGAGAACGCCGAACAGGCCGCCGCGGCGTGTCCGGTCGACGCGATCCAGGTCGCCGCAACCGACGGAGGGGACCCATGA
- the cobJ gene encoding precorrin-3B C(17)-methyltransferase, whose translation MSTDDTTTNDASTDTESKCGGATTGTQDSTESNCGASSSSSSSSGCGASSDEEEEVGATVDDFDADPGQLIAVGLGPGQPEGMTDRAKAALADAEHIVGYTTYVELLPDEITESAEDIYDTPMCGEVSRTEEAIDRALAGNDVAIIGSGDPNVYALAGLALEIVESKGATASMLDFDVVPGVPAAQSCAARVGAPLVNDTVSISLSDHLTDMPTIESRLHAAAKEGFTISIYNPWSRKRRENFEKCCEILLEHRDPDTPVGVVHAAGRKDEEVEIVDLEELPELGETDLIDMTTTILVGNDETYVWDDRMVTPRGYETKYDY comes from the coding sequence ATGAGTACCGACGACACCACCACCAACGACGCGAGTACAGACACGGAATCGAAGTGCGGCGGAGCGACGACCGGCACCCAAGACAGCACCGAATCCAACTGCGGAGCGTCTTCGTCGTCGAGTTCCTCCAGCGGGTGCGGCGCGAGTTCCGACGAGGAGGAGGAAGTCGGCGCGACGGTCGACGATTTCGACGCCGATCCCGGGCAGTTGATCGCGGTCGGTCTCGGTCCCGGCCAACCGGAAGGGATGACCGACCGGGCCAAGGCCGCGCTGGCCGACGCGGAACACATCGTCGGGTACACGACCTACGTCGAGCTCCTGCCCGACGAGATAACTGAATCCGCGGAGGACATCTACGACACGCCGATGTGCGGCGAGGTCTCCCGGACCGAGGAGGCCATCGACCGGGCGCTGGCCGGCAACGACGTGGCGATCATCGGGAGCGGCGACCCGAACGTCTACGCGCTGGCCGGCCTCGCGCTGGAGATCGTCGAGTCCAAGGGCGCGACCGCCTCGATGCTCGACTTCGACGTGGTGCCCGGCGTCCCCGCCGCGCAGTCCTGCGCAGCACGCGTGGGTGCGCCCCTCGTGAACGACACCGTCTCGATCTCGCTGTCGGACCACCTCACCGACATGCCAACCATCGAGTCGCGGCTCCACGCCGCCGCCAAGGAGGGCTTTACAATCTCGATCTACAACCCCTGGAGCCGCAAGCGCCGGGAGAACTTCGAGAAGTGCTGTGAGATCCTGCTGGAACACCGCGACCCCGACACGCCCGTCGGCGTGGTCCACGCCGCTGGCCGAAAGGACGAGGAAGTCGAGATCGTCGACCTCGAGGAGCTCCCGGAACTGGGCGAGACGGACCTGATCGACATGACGACCACGATCCTCGTGGGCAACGACGAGACCTACGTCTGGGACGACCGGATGGTGACCCCGCGGGGCTACGAGACCAAGTACGACTACTGA
- a CDS encoding precorrin-3B C(17)-methyltransferase: MSGADDAGADTTAADDYGTLYVVGIGPGLPGGMTQRAKDVISTADCVIASNLYQEFLRKDGTLPPESAAVEAAADGGVAASSDEGTVLERPNGDRQELVRSTMGRQVELAREAFDRVRAGEDVAHVSGGDPNVYGKSDLLFTMAEEEGATDVPIEIVPGVTAALGGAANLGAPLSNDFCTVSLSDKWRGWDEIEEKLRAAAISEFVIVLYNCWRDYERAIDVVREQRADDVPVAIINDAGRDDAGRNVDGETQTITTLDEVTDHDEKVGGMGSSILIGTTETKVWANDHREFLVTPRGGRDVEDF, encoded by the coding sequence ATGAGCGGGGCCGACGACGCCGGAGCCGACACGACAGCGGCCGACGACTACGGTACGCTCTACGTCGTCGGCATCGGCCCCGGGCTCCCGGGCGGGATGACCCAGCGAGCCAAAGACGTGATCAGCACCGCCGACTGCGTGATCGCCTCGAACCTCTACCAGGAGTTCCTCCGGAAGGACGGAACCCTGCCGCCCGAGAGTGCAGCCGTCGAGGCCGCCGCGGACGGTGGGGTCGCCGCCAGTTCCGACGAAGGAACCGTCCTCGAACGACCGAACGGCGACCGTCAGGAACTGGTCCGCTCGACCATGGGCCGGCAGGTCGAACTCGCACGCGAGGCGTTCGACCGCGTGCGGGCCGGCGAGGACGTGGCTCACGTCTCGGGCGGTGACCCGAACGTCTACGGCAAGTCCGACCTGCTGTTCACGATGGCCGAGGAGGAGGGCGCGACGGACGTGCCCATCGAGATCGTCCCCGGCGTCACGGCGGCACTGGGCGGGGCGGCCAACCTCGGCGCGCCGCTCTCGAACGACTTCTGCACCGTGTCGCTGTCGGACAAGTGGCGCGGGTGGGACGAGATCGAGGAGAAACTGCGGGCGGCCGCGATCTCGGAGTTCGTCATCGTCCTCTACAACTGCTGGCGCGACTACGAACGGGCCATCGATGTCGTCCGCGAACAGCGGGCCGACGACGTGCCGGTCGCCATCATCAACGACGCCGGCCGCGACGACGCCGGCCGCAACGTCGACGGCGAGACGCAGACGATCACCACCCTCGACGAGGTGACCGACCACGACGAGAAGGTCGGCGGGATGGGCTCGTCTATCCTGATCGGCACGACGGAGACGAAGGTATGGGCGAACGACCACCGCGAGTTCCTCGTCACGCCCCGCGGCGGGCGTGACGTGGAGGATTTCTAA
- the cbiG gene encoding cobalt-precorrin 5A hydrolase codes for MSTDTNDTTDGSTDADGDGSSDGGGHCSTPDSDGEVAEEIAVISFERKWETAEEIEAEIGDRYETIDLIEYHGDVFEEYWGEYDCFVGLMASGIAMRKTAPLLDDKWDDPAIVVVDEELTWAIPITGGHHGANQVADDLATMGAVPAMTTASEAADKQGVEKQAKALDAHVVNGDSTVATNLAVLDDELGPVERLDGPRAVMVDDDVTVLKRNGDDGVVLGTGSVSGAKPEQFETAWRNVLEGTEYDLEDVDFVATGTRKDDEEGLLEAAADLDLGVVAFEKETLEGFEGPSPSRSKELIGWPGIAEASAIAGGREHELIGEKERYDEAVTVAVGR; via the coding sequence ATGAGTACGGATACGAACGACACAACGGACGGGAGCACAGACGCGGACGGCGACGGATCGAGCGACGGCGGCGGCCACTGCTCGACCCCCGACAGCGACGGGGAGGTCGCCGAGGAAATCGCAGTAATTTCCTTCGAGCGAAAGTGGGAGACTGCGGAGGAGATCGAAGCGGAGATCGGCGACCGCTACGAGACCATCGACCTGATCGAGTACCACGGCGACGTGTTCGAAGAGTACTGGGGCGAGTACGACTGCTTCGTCGGGCTGATGGCGAGCGGGATCGCGATGCGCAAGACAGCGCCCCTGCTGGACGACAAGTGGGACGACCCCGCAATCGTCGTCGTCGACGAGGAACTGACGTGGGCCATCCCCATAACCGGGGGTCACCACGGCGCGAATCAGGTGGCCGACGACCTCGCGACGATGGGCGCGGTCCCGGCGATGACCACCGCGTCCGAGGCCGCGGACAAACAGGGCGTCGAGAAACAGGCCAAGGCGCTGGACGCCCACGTCGTCAACGGCGATTCGACGGTGGCGACGAACCTCGCCGTACTCGACGACGAACTCGGTCCCGTGGAGCGACTGGACGGACCCAGAGCCGTGATGGTCGACGACGACGTGACGGTGTTGAAGCGCAACGGCGACGACGGCGTCGTGCTTGGCACCGGCAGCGTCTCCGGCGCGAAACCCGAGCAGTTCGAGACCGCCTGGCGGAATGTCCTCGAAGGCACAGAGTACGATCTGGAAGACGTGGACTTCGTCGCGACCGGGACGCGGAAGGACGACGAGGAGGGACTGCTGGAGGCCGCGGCCGACCTCGATCTGGGCGTCGTCGCCTTCGAGAAGGAGACTTTAGAGGGGTTCGAGGGCCCCTCACCCTCGCGTTCGAAGGAGTTGATCGGCTGGCCCGGTATCGCGGAGGCGTCGGCCATCGCGGGCGGCCGCGAGCACGAACTGATCGGCGAGAAGGAGCGCTACGACGAGGCCGTGACGGTGGCGGTGGGACGATGA
- a CDS encoding cobalt-precorrin-4/precorrin-4 C(11)-methyltransferase codes for MTDPDAEGPTDPQDAIDATAGRTDRDSRVYEHSAGDEQEGIPFIGAGPGDPKLLTVAGRELVEAADLVVHAGSLVNSELLDEYCADAETVSSIGKDLEELIPLMRDAYEAGENVVRLHSGDPAIYGAALEQMDALEHEGVPTYFVPGVTAAFAASATLRTQLTLNEVSNHVAFTRPQGKTLDADEDHISEFVEMGDVTTCIYLGTHAVAETMDRLLDQGHDPETPVAVVYHASWPDEDVIEGTIETIGDRVEEAGYRASALVIVGEAVAGDGYERSYLYDGWASRGSDDAETEADD; via the coding sequence ATGACTGACCCCGACGCGGAGGGGCCGACCGACCCGCAGGACGCCATCGACGCGACCGCGGGCCGGACCGACCGCGATTCCCGGGTCTACGAACACAGCGCCGGCGACGAGCAGGAGGGGATCCCCTTCATCGGTGCCGGCCCGGGCGACCCGAAACTGCTGACGGTCGCGGGCCGGGAACTGGTCGAGGCCGCCGACCTCGTCGTCCACGCCGGGTCGCTGGTCAACAGCGAACTCCTCGACGAGTACTGCGCGGACGCGGAGACGGTCTCCTCTATCGGCAAGGATCTCGAAGAGCTGATCCCGCTGATGCGGGACGCCTACGAGGCCGGCGAGAACGTGGTCCGACTCCACAGCGGCGACCCGGCCATCTACGGCGCGGCGCTGGAGCAGATGGACGCGCTGGAACACGAGGGCGTCCCGACCTACTTCGTTCCCGGCGTGACCGCCGCGTTCGCCGCGAGCGCAACGCTGCGGACCCAGTTGACCCTCAACGAGGTCTCGAACCACGTCGCGTTCACCCGACCGCAGGGGAAGACGCTGGACGCCGACGAGGATCACATCTCGGAGTTCGTCGAGATGGGCGACGTGACGACCTGTATCTACCTCGGAACCCACGCCGTCGCGGAGACGATGGACCGACTGCTGGACCAGGGCCACGACCCCGAGACGCCCGTCGCGGTCGTCTACCACGCGTCCTGGCCGGACGAGGACGTGATCGAGGGGACGATCGAAACCATCGGCGACCGGGTCGAAGAGGCCGGCTATCGCGCATCGGCACTGGTGATCGTCGGCGAGGCGGTCGCGGGTGACGGTTACGAGCGGTCCTACCTCTACGACGGCTGGGCGTCGCGTGGGAGCGACGACGCGGAAACGGAGGCTGACGACTGA